The Tissierellales bacterium genome includes the window TTTTACTCCGATTAAAATCTCAGTAACAAATTTATCTGAACTTTTAGTCGTCCAATAATCAGTCACATACCTCTCATATGATTCATTAGAACAAACATAACCTCTTTCTTCTGTCCATTCTACTATTTTCTTATAAGTATCTCCTATCGTGTCATGCGTTCCAATATGATAGCACGATGCAACCATACATCCCTTTAATTCAACACATTTGCTCTCTTCACACTTCAAAATAGCTTGCTGCATAATGCGTACTTTCTCACACTTTCCATCTATTTTATCTCTAAATGATGAAAAATTAAGAATTACTGGCCCTGTTATAGCATTGTTGATAGACTCAACGTAATTATTGAATTCTAAATTAATTATAGACTCCATATAATCATAATTAAAATCCTGCTCTAAATATATCAACTTGCAATCGTTTATATACTTTATAGCTACATCACAAACATTATTTTCAATAACCATTTGCGCTTCAACTATAAGATCATACCAATCTTTAAGCGATCGTCTTTTTAAATTTATCTCTCTATCAAGCTCAGTCAATTCATCTATTTTTCTTCTAAAACTCTTATCTAAAAAGTCATAATTAGCACCTTCTAGAAACTCTTTCATTTCATCTAATTTAAATCCACTTTGTTTATAGTATTTTATTATTGGTACTGACAATAAGTTCTTTTTGCTATAATACCTATAACCACTACCACCTGCTACTTTTTCTGGTGACAATATTCCTACCTTGTCATAATATCTGAGTGCCTTTTTTGTCACTTTACATATTTCTCCTACTTTCCCGATCGAATACAGCTCATCTCCCATATCAACAAAACCCCTTTTGTTTATATTTTACAAACCCAAA containing:
- a CDS encoding MerR family transcriptional regulator — translated: MGDELYSIGKVGEICKVTKKALRYYDKVGILSPEKVAGGSGYRYYSKKNLLSVPIIKYYKQSGFKLDEMKEFLEGANYDFLDKSFRRKIDELTELDREINLKRRSLKDWYDLIVEAQMVIENNVCDVAIKYINDCKLIYLEQDFNYDYMESIINLEFNNYVESINNAITGPVILNFSSFRDKIDGKCEKVRIMQQAILKCEESKCVELKGCMVASCYHIGTHDTIGDTYKKIVEWTEERGYVCSNESYERYVTDYWTTKSSDKFVTEILIGVKRKN